The Lycium ferocissimum isolate CSIRO_LF1 chromosome 10, AGI_CSIRO_Lferr_CH_V1, whole genome shotgun sequence genome window below encodes:
- the LOC132033439 gene encoding probable pectin methyltransferase QUA2: MSRPLHRGSGGGRLSVNGPDFWDDSQMKDKIEKEDLERNRSASDQTYLSTKFLFRILFPDNSPSKHNLGENGLLSDPFSPGTGRNRLKYALLLIRLSLVVIIVLALTGSFWWTMSITSSSRGQIYHGYRQLQEQVVSDLKDIGKLSLGATNVKDIEYCPSESENFVPCFNVSENLDLGLTKGEEVDRYCGPGSRQNCLVLPPVNYKIPLRWPTGRDVIWHANVNITAQEVLSSGSLTKRLMMLEEEQISFRSDSAMFDSIEDYSHQIAEMIGLRNESNFVQAGVRTILDIGCGYGSFGAHLFSSQLLTMCVANYEASGSQVQLTLERGLPAVIGSFNSKQLPYPSLSFDMIHCAECHVDWDQKDGILLVEVDRLLRPGGYFVWTSTVTNTQRSVRNKKNLKKWNFVRNFAESMCWELLAQQDETVVWKKTSLKKCYVARRPGVGPSLCSKGQDIESPYYRPLQACIAGTQSRRWIPIEERTKWPSRAKLNSSELKIHGLPSEALAEDSLNWNSAVNNYWSLLSPLIFSDHPKRPGDDDPSPPYNMLRNVLDMNAHFGGLNAALLDAKTSAWVMNVIPTSGPNYLPLILDRGFVGVLHDWCEAFPTYPRTYDLVHANGLLSLEFGQHSRCPMFDLFIEIDRVLRPEGWVIIRDTVPLIELARAHAARLKWDARVVEVESSDEKLLICQKPFSRRQAS, encoded by the exons ATGTCAAGGCCACTCCATAGAGGTTCAGGTGGGGGGAGGTTATCAGTTAATGGCCCTGATTTCTGGGATGACTCTCAGATGAAAGataaaatagaaaaggaagattTGGAGCGAAATCGCTCAGCTAGTGATCAGACTTATTTGTCAACAAAATTCCTTTTCAGGATTCTGTTTCCAGATAATTctccttcaaaacataatttgGGTGAAAATGGTTTACTTTCTGATCCATTTAGCCCTGGAACAGGTCGTAATCGACTTAAGTACGCTTTGCTTTTGATCAGGCTGAGTTTAGTTGTCATAATAGTTCTTGCTCTTACCGGATCCTTTTGGTGGACAATGTCGATAACCTCCTCATCAAGAGGTCAAATATACCATGGATACAGGCAGCTTCAGGAGCAAGTAGTATCGGATTTGAAGGACATAGGAAAGCTGTCTCTTGGTGCAACAAATGTGAAGGATATCGAATACTGTCCTTCTGAATCTGAGAACTTTGTTCCATGTTTCAATGTGTCGGAAAATCTTGATTTGGGCCTTACTAAGGGTGAGGAGGTTGACCGCTACTGTGGACCTGGTTCAAGACAGAATTGCTTGGTACTTCCCCCTGTTAATTACAAGATTCCTCTTAGGTGGCCTACCGGTAGGGACGTCATTTGGCATGCAAATGTTAATATTACTGCACAAGAGGTACTCTCCTCTGGCAGTTTGACAAAAAG GTTGATGATGTTGGAGGAAGAGCAGATTTCCTTTCGTTCAGACTCTGCCATGTTTGACAGCATTGAAGACTACTCACATCAAATAGCAGAAATGATTGGGCTACGAAATGAATCAAACTTTGTACAAGCTGGA GTCCGAACTATCTTGGATATTGGATGTGGTTATGGCAGTTTTGGGGCACATCTCTTTTCTAGCCAATTATTGACCATGTGTGTTGCAAATTATGAAGCTTCAGGCAGTCAAGTTCAGCTAACACTTGAAAGAGGTCTTCCCGCAGTGATTGGATCATTTAATTCAAAGCAGTTGCCTTATCCATCTCTTTCCtttgatatgatacattgtgcAGAATGTCATGTTGACTGGGATCAGAAAG ATGGTATTCTTCTTGTTGAAGTTGATCGATTATTAAGGCCTGGTGGATATTTTGTCTGGACTTCAACTGTTACGAATACTCAGCGCTCAGTCCGCAACAAAAAGAACCTGAAAAAATGGAACTTTGTCCGGAATTTTGCTGAAAGTATGTGCTGGGAACTGTTGGCACAACAAGACGAAACTGTTGTATGGAAAAAGACAAGTTTAAAGAAATGTTACGTTGCAAG GAGACCAGGTGTTGGGCCTTCTCTTTGCAGTAAAGGACAGGACATTGAGTCCCCCTATTATCGACCACTACAAGCATGCATTGCTGGAACTCAAAGCCGCCGGTGGATTCCTATTGAAGAAAGGACAAAATGGCCTTCTAGGGCAAAATTGAACTCCAGCGAACTTAAGATTCATG GTTTGCCATCTGAAGCTCTTGCTGAGGATTCCCTTAACTGGAATTCAGCAGTTAACAATTATTGGTCACTTCTTTCACCTTTAATATTTTCCGATCACCCAAAGCGACCTGGTGATGATGACCCTTCTCCTCCCTATAATATGCTTAGAAATGTGTTGGACATGAATGCCCATTTTGGTGGTCTGAATGCTGCTCTACTGGATGCTAAAACGTCAGcgtgggtcatgaatgtgattCCCACTAGTGGGCCTAACTATCTTCCCCTAATTCTCGACAGGGGATTTGTTGGTGTTTTGCATGATTG GTGTGAGGCATTTCCAACATATCCAAGAACTTATGATCTGGTGCATGCTAATGGACTTCTGTCACTGGAATTTGGCCAACATAGCAGATGTCCGATGTTTGATCTGTTTATTGAGATAGATCGTGTTCTTCGTCCAGAG GGCTGGGTGATTATACGTGATACTGTCCCTCTTATTGAGTTAGCAAGGGCTCATGCAGCACGGTTGAAATGGGACGCGAGAGTTGTAGAGGTAGAAAGCAGTGATGAGAAGCTACTAATTTGCCAGAAACCATTTTCAAGAAGACAAGCAAGCTAA